One segment of Rickettsiales bacterium Ac37b DNA contains the following:
- a CDS encoding Integrase core domain protein, translated as MGQILHGCATTTHAIRKELQRSQATIKELSEQYNINPKTVIKWRQRKEEGVEDRSNAPKKATTILKPEDEALIIAFRKSTQLPLDDCFDALIKEIPYLTRSNLYRCLKRYGLSCLPKEDNIKEKKKFKAYEIGFMHLDITEVRIGEGKFYIFVAICRVSKFAYVELHNNSNGDTTVNFLDNLVSSCPFKIHTILTDNGVQFAYNGLARYRAPKARHRFDLKCKDYGIRHRTTRPYSPSTNGQVERMNRTIKEATTKKYHYTSREELDSHLQAFVMAYNYAKRLSSIARKTPFEMILTCYTQNANNFRINPNHQLLKPYT; from the coding sequence GTGGGACAAATATTACATGGCTGCGCCACGACTACGCACGCAATTAGAAAAGAATTACAGCGATCGCAAGCTACGATCAAAGAATTAAGTGAACAATATAATATTAACCCTAAAACTGTGATAAAATGGCGTCAAAGAAAAGAAGAAGGAGTAGAAGATCGCTCTAATGCTCCTAAAAAAGCAACTACTATTTTGAAGCCCGAAGATGAAGCTTTGATTATTGCTTTTCGTAAGTCTACGCAATTACCTTTGGATGATTGCTTTGATGCACTTATTAAAGAAATACCTTATTTAACTCGTTCAAATCTTTACCGATGCCTTAAACGGTACGGTTTATCTTGTTTACCCAAAGAAGATAATATCAAAGAGAAGAAGAAATTTAAGGCTTATGAAATAGGATTTATGCATCTTGATATCACAGAAGTAAGAATTGGTGAGGGAAAATTTTACATATTTGTGGCAATATGTAGAGTGAGTAAATTTGCTTATGTTGAGCTGCATAATAATAGCAATGGCGATACTACAGTTAATTTTCTTGATAACTTGGTAAGTAGCTGTCCCTTTAAGATACATACCATATTAACTGATAATGGTGTTCAATTTGCTTACAATGGTTTAGCCAGGTACAGAGCTCCTAAAGCAAGACATAGATTTGATCTAAAATGTAAAGATTACGGTATCAGGCATCGCACAACAAGGCCTTATAGTCCAAGTACCAATGGTCAAGTAGAAAGAATGAATAGGACTATAAAAGAAGCTACTACTAAGAAGTATCATTATACTAGTAGAGAAGAGTTAGATAGTCATCTACAAGCTTTTGTTATGGCTTATAATTATGCTAAAAGGCTTTCTTCTATTGCTAGAAAAACGCCTTTTGAAATGATCTTGACTTGTTACACACAAAATGCTAATAATTTTAGAATTAATCCTAACCATCAACTACTGAAACCGTACACCTAG
- a CDS encoding Transposase — protein sequence MRNYYIKKSDWKAIYQTLKTIKGIRIKNQFVTRKFVESVYFIMRTGAQWRELPGYYGKWRSIHKRYESWCTKDLWSNILSHFTRDYDGENIMIDSTIIRAHPCSAGYKKDSAEAECLGRSKGGFTTKIHAVVDGLGQALRFRLTGGQRNDITQASELIAGFKGSNIIADKAYDSNRLLEQIENQECEAIILPRRNRKILRDFDKDLYKERHLIECFFGKIKHFRRIFARFDKKATSFMGFLAFASLIIWMR from the coding sequence ATGCGCAATTATTACATAAAAAAATCAGATTGGAAAGCAATTTATCAAACTTTAAAAACTATCAAAGGCATCAGAATAAAAAATCAATTTGTAACCAGAAAATTTGTAGAATCAGTATATTTTATTATGCGTACAGGTGCTCAATGGAGAGAACTTCCAGGTTATTACGGCAAATGGCGTAGTATTCATAAGAGGTATGAATCATGGTGTACCAAAGATCTGTGGAGCAATATTTTAAGCCATTTTACCAGAGATTATGATGGAGAAAATATAATGATTGATTCTACTATTATACGAGCACATCCTTGTTCTGCTGGTTATAAAAAAGATTCAGCAGAAGCAGAGTGTTTGGGCAGGAGCAAAGGTGGTTTTACCACTAAAATTCATGCAGTAGTCGATGGATTAGGACAAGCTCTAAGATTCAGATTAACTGGGGGACAGAGGAATGATATCACTCAAGCATCTGAGTTGATAGCTGGATTTAAAGGCAGTAATATTATAGCAGATAAGGCCTATGATAGTAATAGATTACTGGAACAGATTGAAAACCAGGAATGTGAAGCTATTATTCTACCAAGACGTAATCGTAAGATTTTACGAGATTTTGACAAAGATTTATACAAAGAAAGACATTTAATAGAATGTTTTTTTGGCAAAATAAAGCATTTTAGAAGAATTTTTGCAAGATTTGATAAGAAAGCTACTTCTTTTATGGGATTCTTGGCTTTTGCTTCCTTGATTATATGGATGAGATAA